The Scylla paramamosain isolate STU-SP2022 unplaced genomic scaffold, ASM3559412v1 Contig31, whole genome shotgun sequence genome contains a region encoding:
- the LOC135097759 gene encoding uncharacterized protein LOC135097759 → MTLVAPRRGGAAHVKRLSLPEIVSREAGLDTARAHARARSRSVYCEAPPRPAPDPATTPTPVVAPPVQQPQCVRTPLAVPRPATPPHHAPPGQQDVQGAGQHTGPAGQNEHNVSLSEPPPPPHPVPTPQDDTQGRQDAPPPPPKGRM, encoded by the coding sequence ATGACGCTGGTGGCGCCCCGCCGCGGGGGCGCCGCCCACGTAAAGCGCCTGTCGCTGCCTGAGATAGTGAGCCGCGAGGCAGGGCTGGACACCGCCCGCGCCCACGCCCGCGCCAGGAGCCGCAGCGTGTATTGCGaggctccgccccgccccgccccggacCCCGCAACCACCCCCACCCCCGTGGTGGCCCCGCCAGTGCAGCAGCCACAGTGTGTGAGGACCCCCTTGGCTGTGCCtcgccccgccacgccgcccCACCACGCCCCGCCAGGCCAGCAGGATGTGCAGGGCGCGGGGCAGCACACAGGCCCCGCGGGGCAGAACGAACACAACGTCAGCCTCTCGGAGCCCCCGCCCCCACCACACCCCGTCCCCACGCCTCAAGATGACACACAGGGGCGGCAGGacgccccgccccctccccccaaggGCAGGATGTAG